A genomic region of Elaeis guineensis isolate ETL-2024a chromosome 9, EG11, whole genome shotgun sequence contains the following coding sequences:
- the LOC105051644 gene encoding LOW QUALITY PROTEIN: putative clathrin assembly protein At1g33340 (The sequence of the model RefSeq protein was modified relative to this genomic sequence to represent the inferred CDS: inserted 1 base in 1 codon) — translation MNEKRKLWAALGSLKDYYTTNRAMISNQKILSNIEAAIVRCTNHHDVPIDEKYVHEILFIVSNAPGSITFLARRMSMKLETARDPVVALKTLVLLHRLLRGGDRYFEQDLRNLWYSRDLHLDLSWRAGAPDGSHTFLLNYSLFLEERLGWIINQAGVLEPIRPSHSDFQSYEEEAADLLLHRLLKGQLLLDRVMDCLPVDISCMNCVTQSALSIILRESFRVYESFREGVETVVSSFFDLKNPXRVLAIDILKKACSQTPQLHEFYDKCKRSIVGRNLDYPSVRIISDAQISSMEEFLATKCNETASVASEDPKLMRRIREGESIVQEAKVKEKNEASSTLFSQKLETKISTVWVEFDEEDSQTSNFFLTGLDHRLAGVADDSPTEGESSGQAMHLL, via the exons ATGAATGAGAAGAGAAAGCTTTGGGCAGCTCTCGGCTCACTCAAAGACTATTACACAACTAATAGAGCTATGATCTCTAATCAAAAGATCCTATCCAACATAGAGGCTGCCATCGTTCGTTGCACCAACCACCATGACGTGCCCATCGATGAGAAGTATGTGCATGAAATTCTCTTCATAGTCTCAAATGCTCCCGGGTCGATCACCTTCCTTGCTAGAAGGATGTCTATGAAGCTTGAGACCGCACGAGACCCGGTGGTAGCTCTCAAGACCCTTGTCCTACTCCATCGTCTCCTTCGTGGGGGTGACCGCTACTTCGAGCAAGATTTACGCAACTTGTGGTATTCCAGAGACCTTCATCTGGATTTATCATGGCGTGCAGGAGCTCCAGATGGCTCCCACACTTTTCTCCTCAACTACTCGTTGTTCCTTGAAGAAAGGTTGGGATGGATCATAAACCAAGCTGGTGTGCTGGAGCCAATTAGACCATCGCACTCCGACTTCCAATCTTATGAAGAGGAGGCAGCTGATTTGCTCTTGCATAGATTGTTGAAAGGCCAATTGTTGCTCGACCGAGTCATGGATTGTTTGCCGGTTGACATTTCATGTATGAACTGTGTGACACAATCAGCTCTCAGCATAATCTTGAGAGAGAGCTTCCGAGTCTATGAAAGCTTCCGTGAAGGGGTAGAAACTGTGGTGAGTTCCTTCTTTGATCTTAAGAATC TAAGAGTTTTAGCTATTGACATCCTTAAAAAGGCATGCAGCCAAACCCCCCAACTTCATGAATTCTATGATAAATGCAAGAGAAGCATAGTGGGCAGGAACTTGGACTACCCTTCTGTTCGAATTATTTCAGACGCACAGATTTCATCAATGGAAGAGTTCTTGGCCACTAAGTGCAATGAAACAGCTTCAGTTGCCTCTGAGGATCCTAAGTTGATGAGAAGGATCAGAGAAGGGGAGAGCATAGTGCAAGAAGCCAAAGTGAAAGAAAAGAATGAAGCCTCAAGTACTTTATTTTCTCAGAAACTGGAGACAAAGATAAGCACAGTGTGggttgaatttgatgaagaaGACTCACAAACTTCCAACTTCTTTCTCACGGGGCTTGACCATCGGTTAGCAGGTGTTGCTGATGATTCGCCAACCGAAGGGGAGAGTTCAGGGCAAGCCATGCATCTACTATAA
- the LOC105051552 gene encoding PHD finger protein ALFIN-LIKE 8 isoform X1, giving the protein MEGMPGGYHPRTPEEVFRDFRGRRAGMIKALTTDVEKFYQQCDPDSLRQRRKKKNERFFFEKENLCLYGFPNETWEVTLPAEEVPPELPEPALGINFARDGMDEKDWLSLVAVHSDAWLLSVAFYFGARFGFDKEARKQLFHMINGLPTIYEVVTGTAKKQSKEKPTNSSSKSNKTGSKPSRQSESHTKASKMPPPKDEEESEGEDQDEEEHGNTLCGACGDNYANDEFWICCDICERWFHGKCVRITPARAEHIKQYKCPACSNKRARA; this is encoded by the exons ATGGAAGGGATGCCGGGGGGGTACCATCCGCGGACGCCGGAGGAGGTATTCAGGGATTTTCGAGGCCGCCGGGCTGGAATGATCAAAGCCCTCACTACCG ACGTGGAGAAATTCTATCAGCAGTGCGATCCCG ATTCGTTGCggcagagaagaaagaagaagaatgaaagatttttttttg AAAAGGAAAATTTATGCTTATATGGTTTTCCAAATGAAACATGGGAAGTAACCTTGCCTGCTGAGGAAGTTCCACCTGAACTTCCAGAACCAGCATTAGGAATTAATTTTGCTCGAGACGGAATGGATGAGAAGGATTGGTTGTCACTTGTTGCAGTCCACAGTGATGCATGGTTATTGTCCGTCGCCTTCTATTTTGGTGCCCGTTTTGGGTTTGATAAAGAAGCCAG GAAGCAACTCTTCCACATGATAAATGGTCTCCCTACTATATACGAGGTTGTGACAGGAACTGCCAAGAAGCAGTCCAAAGAAAAACCCACTAACAGCAGCAGCAAGAGCAACAAGACTGGCTCAAAG CCTTCACGTCAGTCTGAGTCTCATACAAAGGCCTCAAAGATGCCTCCcccgaaagatgaagaagagagcgaaggagaagatcaggatgaagaagaGCATGGAAATACTCTGTGTGGTGCATGTGGGGACAACTATGCCAATGATGAATTCTGGATTTGCTGTGACATTTGTGAGAGATGGTTCCATGGCAAGTGTGTCAGGATCACTCCTGCCAGGGCCGAGCACATCAAGCAGTACAAATGCCCTGCTTGCAGCAACAAGAGAGCCCGAGCATGA
- the LOC105051552 gene encoding PHD finger protein ALFIN-LIKE 8 isoform X2, with amino-acid sequence MEGMPGGYHPRTPEEVFRDFRGRRAGMIKALTTDVEKFYQQCDPEKENLCLYGFPNETWEVTLPAEEVPPELPEPALGINFARDGMDEKDWLSLVAVHSDAWLLSVAFYFGARFGFDKEARKQLFHMINGLPTIYEVVTGTAKKQSKEKPTNSSSKSNKTGSKPSRQSESHTKASKMPPPKDEEESEGEDQDEEEHGNTLCGACGDNYANDEFWICCDICERWFHGKCVRITPARAEHIKQYKCPACSNKRARA; translated from the exons ATGGAAGGGATGCCGGGGGGGTACCATCCGCGGACGCCGGAGGAGGTATTCAGGGATTTTCGAGGCCGCCGGGCTGGAATGATCAAAGCCCTCACTACCG ACGTGGAGAAATTCTATCAGCAGTGCGATCCCG AAAAGGAAAATTTATGCTTATATGGTTTTCCAAATGAAACATGGGAAGTAACCTTGCCTGCTGAGGAAGTTCCACCTGAACTTCCAGAACCAGCATTAGGAATTAATTTTGCTCGAGACGGAATGGATGAGAAGGATTGGTTGTCACTTGTTGCAGTCCACAGTGATGCATGGTTATTGTCCGTCGCCTTCTATTTTGGTGCCCGTTTTGGGTTTGATAAAGAAGCCAG GAAGCAACTCTTCCACATGATAAATGGTCTCCCTACTATATACGAGGTTGTGACAGGAACTGCCAAGAAGCAGTCCAAAGAAAAACCCACTAACAGCAGCAGCAAGAGCAACAAGACTGGCTCAAAG CCTTCACGTCAGTCTGAGTCTCATACAAAGGCCTCAAAGATGCCTCCcccgaaagatgaagaagagagcgaaggagaagatcaggatgaagaagaGCATGGAAATACTCTGTGTGGTGCATGTGGGGACAACTATGCCAATGATGAATTCTGGATTTGCTGTGACATTTGTGAGAGATGGTTCCATGGCAAGTGTGTCAGGATCACTCCTGCCAGGGCCGAGCACATCAAGCAGTACAAATGCCCTGCTTGCAGCAACAAGAGAGCCCGAGCATGA